The genomic window atcagctccaagtgattttcatTTGGGAAATCTGTTCTAAGGTATTTCCACGTATAATAGAGGTTTGTAATTATGTTTTAGTCTAACATTATATTTGTTTgtgcttcttgcggtcaatttgcagtctacaaatgatttgtaattatattCCGCCCCCCCGACCATCCGTTCATGAAAGAAATGTGACCTGCGGCTGAATGTAGTTGAAGATCGCTGACCTCGAGCATCGTAGTCCCTCAGAATGTAGAACCATGACACCTCTATGTAAGGGGAAAGCAACAACTCCCACTCAGATAGTACAGGTAGTCTAATAAATATCGAACTATAAACATATATGGTATCCCAATCTGAGCATTTCAAAATGGCTGACCTTCCGCAAACAGTGAGAACTCAGCTGCTACCTGTCTATGGAAGACACACAACATTGACTAAATTAGTTAATATATTTCTGCACCACAGATACTTCAATAGATTAACTGATTGGAATTAGGAGGAGGGAAAACACAACAAACAATGTGAAACTTGTTTATTTGAGATTTATTATAGGAACAAGGATCATTGTTACACATTAATTATTTACATCACGAAAATATGAATAATTGATATGATGAGGTTAAATGATTGATTGCATATAGATTGACATGTGAAATCATCTTGTGGGCCTGCAAAACATAGCTTCTTCTTCCTATGAACTGCATCATGTGGGTCTGTCTGATTCTAACCATCCTCTTCTGTTGACCATGAGGTGATGCTGGATGCTCCCACTGAATGCAGAACGCCATCAGTTCTACAGTGACGGGTTTAACCTGCAGgaaacagaatagaatacaaaaCTGTCTCAATTAAAACCTGCATGTGTGTATAGTGGGGCTCACATTAAGTGCCCTTCAAGCCTTCTACTGTAGGGGTACTTCCATTGTGATAAGGTACTGACTGTGGCTCAATATCACTCACATTTTCATGGTGGACACTTTCAGCATTGTCAGCACTGTGATTCTCTTTGGGTCGAAAACACAGTCCTCCTCTTGGTCGCTATTCACCATGCCAACACCAGGTGGAACCCAGGCAGTGTCATACCCATGCTTAGTGTGCCAGTTGTATTGCATGTCGTGACCCTGTTTGTTAATGATCTTAACCTTGCCAACATCCACCTTCACTTTCAGAACCATCCTGTTTGAGTCAGAAGAACCACGGGGGTATCTAATGACTTTTCGGATGTCTCGACTGAGGTAGACACCGGCACCAAGCATACCATCTTTGGAAGGTTCGAATCCATTTCTCTGTATTTTCACAGCAATCTGTTTTGATGTTCCATGATACATCACGTAGACGTGGCTGTCCTCAGGAGTGACTCCACTCTCAAGATGACGGTATCTAGATCTGTAAGACAGGCAGACAGTTTTTGCTTCAATATGATATTATATTAGCTTCTATTCTTCACATAGTTTATTTAAAATAATGATTTGTTAAAGGAGACTTGATTTTTAGGTCATTggggaaatgtattttttttaaattcctgGTCGTCTGACCTCCCATACTAGGCTCTAAAAACAAATCCGTTAGAAAGATCTAGAATGTATCTATTGCATCATCACAGGTAAAACCAATCAGAGGGTTTGTACTACAACAGTCTATTTCATACTTACATGGTCTTTTTGTTTACTTTCATGACCTCCATGACTTTGATTCTCTTTGGGTCGTAGACACAGTTCTCCTGTCGGTTGCTTTCTAGCATATCGACTCCTGGTGGAACCCAGGCGGTGTCATATCCATGCTCGGTATGCCAGGTCTTCTGCATGGGGTGATCCTGCTGGTCTATGATCTTAACCTTCCCTACATCCACTCTGACTTTTAGTACTCTTCTCTTAGAGTTGGAAACACCAAGAGGGTATTCACAGGCTTTTTGAATGTCCCGTGTAACATAAACACCAGCACCAAGCATGCTGATATCTGCTCTTGATAGTATGAAGCCATTCTTCTTAATCAGCTCTGCAGCCTCTACTGAGGTGCCATGGAACATCACATATGTTCTTTGATCCTCAGGATGTTCACCAGTGTAGAGAAAGTTGTCTAAGTATGGAGAGTTTGGTTTCATTTTCCTCAGGCAAGCCCTAGTCAACATGATGATTCTAGCTATGAGAACCTGTGGCAAAATATGCTTTTATGAATATACCAACTTCTGCAATCCAGTAGTTAACGATTTTAGATTtcctacagggccttcagaaagtagtcatagctcttgatttattccacattttgttgttacagcctgaattcacaatggattcaatgtttttttctctcacccatctacacacacaatacaccataatgacaaagtgaaaacatgttttcagacaTTTTAGCAAACTTAttgaaaatatttaaaatatctcatttacacaagtattcgcacccctttgccttgacatttcaaatggattttttatttatttaattgattttgaattcagtctgtaacacaacaaaatgtggaataaatcaagaggtatgactactttctgaaggccctgtggAAGTAACCTGGAGTGTAATAAAAGGAGACTCCGCCTGCACATTGTAATACTTGCCAGTTAAATATGAATTAAAAAGGGCAACATGTCGACCACAAATAGACTTTATCCAGGCTACTAATTCAGAAATGTCACATGCTTTTGCCAACTACTGTGTTGCCTTAGTATATGTCTTTGGCTCACATGAATAACACGTCAATAGTGCACAATGTACTTGGTATGTTACAAGCACTTGAAACTTGTTTGTAATATTATAAATACATTATAATTCAGATAATCTCTGTTGTATCATTCACTTTTATAGAAAATACTATATATTGGATTATATCCTCTGGCTTGTGATTTAAATTTTTCAATGCGATGTTAACATTTGTGAAGTAGCTAATAAGCAACTTTCTAAAAAGTCAAATTATAATTTGGTTATCCTTACCTGCTACTGTGGAATCAGATTCAACCAACCAGTCAGACTAATTCAGGATTATATGACAGAGTTCTCGTTtcccctctgtttcctctccctcgctctatccccccccccctctctcaaatTCTAattcgagagagagagcaaagtcCATCCATATTTATGACCAGGATATCTCTTTGCTAGTGAGAAGCAACCACGCCAACTCAGATGAGAAAGAAGCCTAATCTAATGGGTACATAAACATGTCTGATACATGTTATTATTGCAAGACGTCTGGAGCATTTTGAAATTGCAATGCTGACACCTTTGACCAGTAAAATGATGTCTGTAGTGTTTATACATCAGACTAAGATCAGTTGTTGAGTCAATCTGAACACAGCTGTCATTTGTGACTAAATTGAAGATACTATTAGTCTATAGAAGACACCTATTGACTAATATTATACATTTTGTCCAGTAGGTACATTATTTTAAGGTGCATTATATATTTAAGTGCAGTATTGTACAGGTaagtgccaaaataaaggaaacagcaacataaagtgtcttaataaggTTGTTGGGCACCACGatccagaacagcttcaatgcatctTGGCagagattctacaagtgtctggaactctactggAGGGATGTGACTCCATTCTTCCATGacaaattccatcatttggtgttttgttgacggtggtggaaaacgctTTCTCAGGCgttgctccagaatctcccataagtgttgggttgggttgagatctggtggctGAGACGGCCagggcatatggtttacatcgttttcatgctcatcaaaccattacGTCACTACtagtgccctgtggatgggggcattatCATCCTATGGTAGtcaaataatggcctgcccagcattttatactatacatgaccctaagcatgatggaatGTTAAGTGATTCATTAACTCAGggaccacacctgtgtggaagcacctggtttcaatatactttgtacccctcatttactcaactgtttctattattttggcagttacctgtattttGCACTTCAACAGGATTATTCAGAGTTACAAGTTCTCTACGTTTCCCTTCTTGATTCATTTTGGGTCGTAAACACAGTCTTCCTCTTGGTTGCTCGGCACCATGCCAACACCAGGTGAAACCCAGGCAGTGTCATACTCAATGTGCCAGGTCTTCCCCTTGGGGTGGTACTGCATCCACTCTGACTCTAATGGGCGACGTCAAAATGCTTCAacttcattatctccagcactgCCCCAACATCAACAACATATGAGAAAATGgcgtgtttctatgttttgtggtAAAAAAGGATGACTTCATCAGTGTGCGTATGCGTGATTTTAACAAATAATGAGTAGACGTTGCCTAATAATTCtctactaattggttgatgatgtcattggaaacatatttttttttactacaaaacatagaaatgtgcaattttcacacactgtgtgttgatgttggggtggtgctggagatgatgaaaaTGAAGTTGAAATAGTTTGAAATGTCCCTTAAGCTACTCTTGCCTTAGTGTCTGGAACACCAAGAGGGTTTTCTTCTGGATTTTCGGTGTCAGAAGTGGATGGTTCAACAGTCCAGCATGATGCAGCAACAGTCCACAGTAAGAAGGAGCAAAATAGGCTCACAAAAGGCCGAGGATTTGATATGGGAATTGATGTGCAATCAATCATATAACCGTATCATATATTTTAGAAATATAATCAATCATATTTACTTGATAATGAACGTGTATCTATGATCATACATTGTTTAAAGAAGGGTTTTCTTCCTTTAATAAATCTCAAATAAACTGTAGAAGTTCCCTATACTGTTTGAGTGTTTTACCTCCACAAAATCCAATCAGGTTTTATTAATGTACAGCGTCTGTGGTGTAGAAATATATTGATAATATTGGTTAATGTTGTGCCTTCCATAGACGTATCAACGGTGTCTTCCTGCTAGTCGCGGACAGCAGTTGTGTGATCACTGTTTCGAtcgacaacacattactgattcTGATCATAGTCTGATatacaaggcaaagggtggctactttgaagaatctcaaatataacatatatttggatttgtttaacacttctttggttactacatgattccatgtgttatttaatagttttgatgtcttcgctacttttgtacaatgtagaaactagtaaaaaataaagaaaaaccctggaatgagtaggcgtgccaaacttttgactggtactgtataaagaCCAAAACCATCAACGTATTTGTCAAAGGTGTCCGCATTGCAATTTTAAAACGCTCCAGAGGTCTTAATACGGCATGACGTTTCACATATGTTTATGATCATGTACCCATTAGACTAGATTCTAACGTGAGTGGGTGTGGTTTTTACTTACAAAGAAACAGAAAACCTAACGTTTTCCTCAAGAACCAGGAAATGAAACTTGAGTGGGAGGAAACCCTCACATACGGTATAGTCCTGAATTCGTCTGTTACTATAGCGGGTGAGAATAATGTTATTTGAAACACTAGAAGTTAGCTGTCTTATTATTGAACACTTAATATAAGTCAAATACTGTTTTGTTTACCAGTATTTACTTTCGAATGTTATAATGCTAGTCTAATACTATTGTGACATTGATTCTGGATACGTTGAATAGTTATTTAAACATTACAATTTGCTTTAACGGTTCCAGCCAAAATCATTTGCAAAATGGCTAGGCCTTAAAAATAGTTTTGGGGATTACAGCTCATTTGTCACAGGTGTATTCAGCTGCAGTTTGATTATTATGGCTTTGAAGGGGTACACCaagcagaaaaacaaaacaaattcaCCATACTACTTAGAAAACATTCTTGAGACCAATGAGCATCCAGAGGATCACAAAGAATATGTGATGTTCCACGGCACCACAAAAGAGGCTACAGAGTTGATAAAGAAGAATGGTTTCACACCATCAAGAGAAGAACTTGGGCCTGGTGTGTATGTCAGTCGAGACATCGGAAAAGCAATTCAATACCCCCTTGGTGTTTCCAACAATAAGAGAAGAGTACTAAAAGTCAAAGTGGATGTAGGGAAGGTTAAAATCATAGATCAACAGAACCACCCCATGCAGGAGACCTGGCATACCGAGCATGGATATGACACGGCCTGGGTTCCCCCAGGGGTCAGTATGGTGCTGAGCAACCAACAGGGGAACTGTGTCTACGACCCAAAGAGAATCAAAGTCATGCAGGTCATGAAAGTAAAAGAAAACAACATGTAAGTATAAAATAAACCGTTGTAAAGCACTGCTAACATTCTCTTGGTTTTACCTGTCATGAACAATTGAACTTCACAGCAGTCAATTGTGTTTTGAGCTTTCCAATGGCATTGTTATAGTATATTTGTGGAGGGCTTACAAATTCATTTGAGATATTTTTGCCTCAAATTTAAAATACTGCAACTGTAGAAGGTTGTACTTGTATCACATTTCTGCAAAAACTGTCTCTCTATCTTACAGATCTCGACACCGTCATCTTCAGAGTGGAGTCACCCCTGAGGACAGCCACGTCTACGTGATGTATCATGGAACATCAAAACAGATTGCTGTGAAAATACAGAGAAATGGATTCGAACCTTCCAAAGATGGTATGCTTGGTGCAGGTGTCTACCTCAGTCGAGACATCCGAAAAGCCATTAAATACCCCATTGGGGCCGATGACTCAGACAAGATGGTTCTGAAAGTGAAGGTGGATGTTGGCAGAGTTAAAGTCATTGATGTGCAGGGTCACGACAGGCAATACGACTGGCACACATATGGGTATGACACTGCCTGGGTTCCACCTGGTGTTGGCATGGTGCCGAGCAACCAACAGGAGAACTGTGTCTACGACCCAAAGAGAATCAAAGTCATGGCATTGCTGAAAGTAGCCATCTTGAAAAAGTATGTAATATTGAACTTCTTTCACAAATCACTAGATGGAAGTTTTCATTTTCCCAGAAGGCTTGCACTTGAAATATGTACTCCACTACTTGCAGGTTCTAACATATTGTATGTGTTTCTCTATCCTCAGGTTAAACCCGTCACTGGAGGTTGAGTCTTGAAGGTGTATTCAAGGAGCATTACACTTCATGTTCATCAGGATAAGAGGATGTAACATGCTGCTATAGCTACACATTCAATATTGCATAGGGAGAAGCTATATTTTGCCAAAGGCTTGCTGATTATTGACAATACACCTACTGTATATGCAATTAATATAACCTTATCACGTTTTTTAAAACGATTCAATGATATTCACTTGACATAAACAAGGCGTGTATCATGGATCATAATTGTTCCGAATAATTGTCTTCCTATAATAAATCTCAAATAGACCTCTAAAGTCACCCACTGTTTGAGTGTGTTCATTTCATCTGAAGCATCTTTACTGCGGAAACATTGGCAATATTTAGTCAATGTTGTGTGTCTGCCATAGGTTTATAAGGTGTCTTCCAGTTGGAGGCTGGTGGCAGCTGAATGCTCACTACTGTTTGCAAAAGATGTCAGCAGCTTTCAATGTCAGGTTAGTGACATACCACTTAAACATTTTAATACAGTAGGTTTATGGTTCTGTATTTATTAGACCACCTCTATCTGTGTGGGATGGTTGCTTTTCACTTACATAGAGGTATCATGGTTCTACATTCTGATGGACTGCTATGCTCTCCAGAGAAATAGTGACATAGTTAGCTGTGGCAAGTGTGCCCTCTATTCATCTCTATGTCTGGTGACGAGTGGAAACCTGGAAATGAAACCTAAGCACGGTAGTTAGTCGTCACTAGTTACCTCAGCCGCAAAGTCTTCAACCTCACCTATTTCTTATTAAAGTGTGgttttaaacctaaccccaactctaaccctagctgtAACCTCACTGTTAACCCTgatgactaaccctaaccttaaatgaagaccaaaagGCACATTTTTCTTTTCCTTCatttgtggctgtgttaactagtgGAAAGCACAGTAGCGAGATCAGTAAGAAGCACTGTTTCCCAAGCATACACAGTATAATAAACAACAGTCTTTATCAAACAGTCTTGTTATTGGACACTTATCTTAGATATATTAAACAATCCCTGTTTACAAAGTACATTTATATGTAAGCATGATAATGTTACAACACTTGTAATATTACTGTAACAATAGTGATTCAGCATATTGTTATTGTATAAATATCACTATTTGGTGTAACA from Oncorhynchus masou masou isolate Uvic2021 chromosome 20, UVic_Omas_1.1, whole genome shotgun sequence includes these protein-coding regions:
- the LOC135507093 gene encoding uncharacterized protein LOC135507093; the encoded protein is MLTRACLRKMKPNSPYLDNFLYTGEHPEDQRTYVMFHGTSVEAAELIKKNGFILSRADISMLGAGVYVTRDIQKACEYPLGVSNSKRRVLKVRVDVGKVKIIDQQDHPMQKTWHTEHGYDTAWVPPGVDMLESNRQENCVYDPKRIKVMEVMKVNKKTISRYRHLESGVTPEDSHVYVMYHGTSKQIAVKIQRNGFEPSKDGMLGAGVYLSRDIRKVIRYPRGSSDSNRMVLKVKVDVGKVKIINKQGHDMQYNWHTKHGYDTAWVPPGVGMVNSDQEEDCVFDPKRITVLTMLKVSTMKMLNPSL
- the LOC135507092 gene encoding uncharacterized protein LOC135507092 isoform X1 → MALKGYTKQKNKTNSPYYLENILETNEHPEDHKEYVMFHGTTKEATELIKKNGFTPSREELGPGVYVSRDIGKAIQYPLGVSNNKRRVLKVKVDVGKVKIIDQQNHPMQETWHTEHGYDTAWVPPGVSMVLSNQQGNCVYDPKRIKVMQVMKVKENNISRHRHLQSGVTPEDSHVYVMYHGTSKQIAVKIQRNGFEPSKDGMLGAGVYLSRDIRKAIKYPIGADDSDKMVLKVKVDVGRVKVIDVQGHDRQYDWHTYGYDTAWVPPGVGMVPSNQQENCVYDPKRIKVMALLKVAILKKLNPSLEVES
- the LOC135507092 gene encoding uncharacterized protein LOC135507092 isoform X2 — encoded protein: MFHGTTKEATELIKKNGFTPSREELGPGVYVSRDIGKAIQYPLGVSNNKRRVLKVKVDVGKVKIIDQQNHPMQETWHTEHGYDTAWVPPGVSMVLSNQQGNCVYDPKRIKVMQVMKVKENNISRHRHLQSGVTPEDSHVYVMYHGTSKQIAVKIQRNGFEPSKDGMLGAGVYLSRDIRKAIKYPIGADDSDKMVLKVKVDVGRVKVIDVQGHDRQYDWHTYGYDTAWVPPGVGMVPSNQQENCVYDPKRIKVMALLKVAILKKLNPSLEVES